Proteins found in one Zea mays cultivar B73 chromosome 1, Zm-B73-REFERENCE-NAM-5.0, whole genome shotgun sequence genomic segment:
- the LOC100274922 gene encoding uncharacterized protein LOC100274922 isoform 1 (isoform 1 is encoded by transcript variant 1) produces the protein MENLKERGHDAAGANAWMTVPAFGDWDTKNGALPDYSMDFSKIREMRKQNKKELSRASLGGDDDLLAHAQKPQPSIAPPKLGRPRPGPADDHSPTGGKKFLSYFRCCIKA, from the exons ATGGAGAACCTAAAGGAG CGGGGCCACGACGCGGCGGGCGCCAACGCCTGGATGACGGTGCCGGCGTTCGGGGACTGGGACACGAAGAACGGCGCGCTGCCGGACTACTCCATGGACTTCTCCAAGATCCGCGAGATGCGCAAGCAGAACAAGAAGGAGCTCTCCCGCGCCAGcctcggcggcgacgacgaccTCCTCGCCCACGCCCAGAAGCCGCAGCCCAGTATCGCCCCGCccaagctcggccgcccccgccccggccccgccGACGACCACTCCCCAACG GGAGGGAAGAAGTTCCTGAGCTACTTCCGGTGTTGTATCAAGGCCTGA
- the LOC100274922 gene encoding uncharacterized protein LOC100274922 isoform 2 (isoform 2 is encoded by transcript variant 2), with translation MENLKEQRGHDAAGANAWMTVPAFGDWDTKNGALPDYSMDFSKIREMRKQNKKELSRASLGGDDDLLAHAQKPQPSIAPPKLGRPRPGPADDHSPTGGKKFLSYFRCCIKA, from the exons ATGGAGAACCTAAAGGAG CAGCGGGGCCACGACGCGGCGGGCGCCAACGCCTGGATGACGGTGCCGGCGTTCGGGGACTGGGACACGAAGAACGGCGCGCTGCCGGACTACTCCATGGACTTCTCCAAGATCCGCGAGATGCGCAAGCAGAACAAGAAGGAGCTCTCCCGCGCCAGcctcggcggcgacgacgaccTCCTCGCCCACGCCCAGAAGCCGCAGCCCAGTATCGCCCCGCccaagctcggccgcccccgccccggccccgccGACGACCACTCCCCAACG GGAGGGAAGAAGTTCCTGAGCTACTTCCGGTGTTGTATCAAGGCCTGA